The Chloroherpetonaceae bacterium genome window below encodes:
- a CDS encoding tetratricopeptide repeat-containing sensor histidine kinase, whose translation MERNIDSLQFSHQSPSSHSITQVEKIDIISNLISLLSLSDPREAVLLSELHLEESNRLRYEYGKGIALFFSAKSHLQTGSFLKALKLFNEALFIFQQCNAKEDQLLALWGISETKFMLLEYDSSEKIALELKDLASESNSESGVALAYIQLGFVRKRLHQYRESLQYFSEALSIGKSIGNREIESLARIGIGRIQFLQGHFSSALASFIQALQYFEGVDYKSKIAQVLSFIGEVFESQKEFENAINYYDRSRSVFEQLDHQYGICQSILHTGNAYIGLGEQLNAQLAFERSLGLARKIGNLQLEGKSLLGLGKVFFLEKKFDASYECYRQSLQINESIFDTKAVVLSLIGLANIYLHKNDSTLLSENNLFLKRALDLSADLALAPLQIEVYYLAYSIQKMRGDFEQALLLYEMYHQLKEELSNNGTNGSTQQLIVELETEKVRKEAEIYRQRNENLLRSYQDVIAVNSQLLETDTMRNAILGVAIHDIKNPLQVIKGYADLISFRIKDKEVLDYLKKMKLATDHVVMLISSLLEINKSQNGKDKVFKLTLNRFDFLSLMHSVIETNRILLDRKSQKLVLIIEPSLSYEIVADESKCRESIENLISNAVKYSFENQTITIRLSRTSESLYFSVQDEGQGFSHQEKELLFKKFQKLSAKPTGGEISTGLGLSIIKSYVELHGGTIQAESLGIGKGSVFTIELPTNLSLNESLS comes from the coding sequence ATGGAAAGAAACATTGATTCTCTTCAATTCTCCCATCAGTCGCCTTCTTCCCATTCTATTACTCAAGTCGAAAAAATTGATATTATTTCAAATTTAATTTCGCTGCTAAGCCTCTCGGACCCTCGCGAAGCGGTTCTTTTATCGGAGCTCCATCTTGAAGAGTCCAACCGATTGAGATATGAATACGGTAAAGGTATTGCCCTTTTCTTCTCCGCAAAATCACATTTACAAACAGGATCTTTTCTTAAGGCATTAAAACTCTTTAATGAAGCACTTTTTATCTTCCAACAATGCAACGCCAAAGAAGATCAGCTATTGGCACTATGGGGAATTTCCGAAACAAAATTCATGCTTTTGGAATACGATTCATCCGAAAAAATTGCTTTAGAATTAAAAGACCTTGCATCAGAATCGAATTCTGAATCCGGCGTAGCGTTGGCTTATATCCAATTGGGATTCGTAAGGAAACGACTTCACCAATATCGAGAATCGTTGCAGTATTTTTCTGAAGCATTATCAATTGGAAAAAGTATTGGCAATCGAGAAATTGAATCTTTAGCACGCATAGGCATTGGCAGAATTCAGTTTCTTCAAGGGCATTTTTCTTCTGCCTTGGCTTCATTTATTCAAGCCCTGCAATATTTCGAGGGAGTTGATTATAAATCTAAAATTGCTCAGGTTCTTAGTTTTATTGGTGAAGTCTTTGAATCGCAAAAGGAATTTGAAAATGCCATTAACTATTATGATCGAAGCCGAAGTGTATTCGAACAATTGGATCATCAGTATGGAATATGTCAATCCATTCTTCATACAGGAAATGCCTATATAGGCTTAGGAGAACAACTTAATGCACAGCTTGCCTTTGAAAGAAGCTTAGGTTTAGCTCGCAAAATTGGTAATCTGCAACTTGAGGGAAAAAGTCTGCTTGGTTTGGGAAAAGTATTCTTTCTTGAAAAAAAATTCGATGCTTCTTATGAATGTTACCGTCAAAGCTTGCAGATCAATGAGTCAATCTTTGATACAAAGGCGGTTGTTTTAAGCTTGATCGGGCTTGCCAACATCTATCTCCACAAAAATGATTCTACCCTTTTATCCGAAAATAACTTATTCCTAAAACGAGCGCTCGATCTCTCCGCAGATTTAGCTCTTGCCCCCCTCCAAATTGAAGTCTATTACTTGGCTTATTCCATTCAAAAAATGCGTGGAGATTTTGAGCAGGCATTGTTACTCTATGAAATGTATCACCAACTCAAAGAAGAACTTTCGAACAATGGCACAAATGGGTCAACGCAACAACTAATCGTTGAACTTGAAACGGAAAAAGTCCGTAAAGAAGCTGAAATTTACCGTCAACGAAACGAAAACTTGCTTCGCTCTTATCAAGATGTCATTGCCGTGAATTCTCAGTTACTTGAAACCGACACAATGCGAAATGCCATTCTTGGGGTCGCAATTCATGATATAAAAAACCCATTGCAAGTGATTAAAGGTTATGCCGATTTGATTAGTTTTCGAATTAAAGACAAAGAAGTTCTTGATTACTTGAAGAAAATGAAATTGGCAACCGATCATGTTGTAATGCTAATTTCCTCGCTACTTGAAATCAATAAGTCTCAAAATGGTAAGGATAAAGTATTTAAGCTGACTCTTAATCGATTTGATTTTCTTTCACTGATGCACTCCGTCATTGAAACCAATCGAATCCTTTTGGATCGGAAGTCTCAGAAACTTGTTCTAATAATTGAACCCTCCTTATCCTACGAGATTGTAGCGGACGAATCAAAGTGCCGTGAATCAATTGAAAATCTCATCTCGAATGCCGTTAAGTATTCTTTCGAAAACCAAACCATTACCATTCGGCTTTCTCGTACATCTGAAAGCCTTTATTTTTCAGTTCAAGACGAGGGTCAAGGGTTTTCACATCAAGAAAAAGAGCTGCTTTTCAAAAAATTTCAAAAGCTTTCTGCAAAACCGACAGGTGGGGAGATTTCTACAGGGCTTGGGCTCTCGATTATCAAATCTTATGTTGAATTACACGGTGGAACGATTCAGGCGGAGTCTTTAGGAATTGGTAAAGGCTCTGTTTTTACCATCGAATTGCCAACTAATTTAAGTCTTAACGAATCCCTTTCATGA
- a CDS encoding mannose-1-phosphate guanylyltransferase, which yields MEVFQMHEPNPDLATTQEQLDKNIFAVIMAGGVGSRLWPLSRKNQPKQFLDFFGDGTMIEKTVSRLSGVVPIENIFVVTNEKGKSLVKKQLPTLSPKNILVEPVGKNTAPCIALAAAIIKKRNPHASMIVLPADHVINDVALFQQTLKASVEVAEKTDSLVTIGIRPNRPETGYGYIQSEQISNEITTSIKVRFGITANPVKTFAEKPDLETAKKFLESGDFFWNSGVFIWKLSTIYREFQRCMPSLYKDMELIFQACGTRKEKEVIAQVYSCTNSISIDYGVMEKAESVYVMQGEFDWSDAGSWDEIMNFRLQNDRNEIHDNLLLQKTEKVMVLKPKTKTIALIGVEDLIVVDTPDALLICRRGHSQDVKHSVDTLKRKQLEAYM from the coding sequence ATGGAAGTATTTCAAATGCATGAACCAAACCCCGATTTAGCCACCACTCAAGAGCAACTCGATAAAAATATTTTTGCCGTCATAATGGCCGGAGGCGTTGGTTCACGACTTTGGCCACTTTCGAGAAAAAATCAGCCTAAGCAATTCCTTGATTTTTTTGGCGACGGGACAATGATAGAAAAAACGGTGTCTCGCTTGAGTGGCGTGGTTCCAATCGAGAATATCTTTGTCGTGACCAACGAAAAGGGAAAGAGTTTGGTAAAAAAGCAACTTCCGACATTATCGCCCAAAAATATTTTGGTTGAGCCTGTCGGAAAAAATACGGCCCCTTGTATTGCTTTAGCAGCTGCAATCATAAAAAAAAGAAACCCGCATGCTTCAATGATTGTGCTTCCTGCCGATCATGTTATTAATGATGTGGCCCTTTTTCAGCAGACCTTAAAAGCCTCAGTAGAAGTTGCTGAGAAAACCGATTCGCTGGTTACGATTGGCATCCGTCCGAATCGACCAGAAACCGGCTACGGGTATATTCAATCAGAGCAAATTTCAAATGAAATCACAACCTCAATTAAAGTTCGTTTTGGAATTACGGCCAATCCCGTTAAGACATTTGCAGAAAAACCAGATCTTGAAACCGCCAAGAAATTTTTAGAAAGTGGGGATTTCTTTTGGAATAGCGGTGTCTTTATCTGGAAACTTTCCACAATTTATCGTGAGTTTCAGCGATGTATGCCGAGTCTTTACAAAGATATGGAACTTATATTTCAAGCATGTGGCACAAGAAAGGAAAAGGAAGTGATTGCACAAGTTTACAGCTGCACCAATTCGATTTCGATTGATTATGGCGTAATGGAAAAAGCGGAATCTGTGTATGTGATGCAGGGTGAATTTGATTGGTCAGATGCTGGAAGTTGGGATGAAATCATGAATTTTAGGTTGCAAAACGACCGAAATGAAATTCATGATAACCTTCTTCTTCAAAAAACGGAGAAAGTAATGGTTTTGAAACCTAAGACAAAAACCATTGCGTTGATTGGTGTTGAGGATTTAATTGTTGTTGATACACCTGACGCACTCCTCATTTGCCGACGAGGCCATTCTCAAGATGTGAAACACTCCGTTGATACCTTGAAACGCAAACAACTTGAAGCTTATATGTAA
- a CDS encoding tetratricopeptide repeat protein, giving the protein MKKRTLNRVFLSGIVFILSFTFFSCGTGSTASTEDVSRGIVQKRLPKNVSLDSAKIETVKIENERIDSLNAALAIREFQEGIMKLDSQKYSSAIFHFRNAQPVIQNSKRFNAIDKGLILLKLGNAYFGLGIKDSALFAYQESIRYDFSQAEAFNNAGFIYLLQNDTERALQYFSEAVRLNPNFVIASDNARIAKDIAASRFSLESYALGLKGENTSNLQERIDFLTHALTLSPNFSEAENALAIAYYQSNEPLKAKETLLHLVSRDSSYAEAFNNLGFLEYKLGNTLSAQSLFQKARQLKKDFVVANLNLGICFLEAKNFEEALKIATIILKQEADNTLALSIKTDAEAALSQKKKPVKK; this is encoded by the coding sequence GTGAAAAAACGCACTCTCAATCGGGTTTTTTTGAGTGGAATCGTTTTTATTCTTTCATTCACTTTTTTTTCTTGCGGAACGGGCTCGACGGCGTCAACAGAAGATGTTTCACGAGGAATCGTTCAAAAAAGATTACCAAAGAATGTCTCATTAGATTCTGCAAAAATAGAAACAGTGAAAATTGAAAATGAGCGAATCGATTCGCTCAACGCTGCTTTAGCGATCCGTGAATTTCAAGAAGGTATCATGAAACTCGATTCCCAAAAGTATTCATCAGCCATTTTTCATTTTCGAAATGCGCAGCCTGTAATTCAGAATTCAAAGAGATTCAATGCTATAGATAAGGGGCTCATTTTACTAAAGCTCGGGAACGCTTATTTTGGATTAGGAATCAAAGATTCGGCACTTTTCGCTTACCAAGAGTCCATCCGATATGATTTCAGCCAAGCTGAAGCCTTCAACAACGCTGGTTTTATATATCTTTTGCAAAACGATACGGAGAGAGCTTTGCAATACTTTTCGGAAGCAGTTCGTCTCAATCCTAATTTTGTGATTGCTTCGGATAACGCAAGAATAGCGAAGGATATCGCGGCAAGTAGATTTTCACTTGAATCTTATGCTTTAGGATTAAAAGGTGAAAACACAAGCAATCTTCAAGAAAGAATTGATTTCCTCACCCACGCTTTAACTCTTTCTCCAAATTTTTCTGAGGCTGAAAACGCTTTGGCAATTGCTTATTACCAAAGCAATGAACCTTTGAAGGCGAAGGAAACATTGCTTCATCTAGTTTCTAGAGATAGTTCCTATGCAGAAGCGTTTAACAACTTAGGATTTCTTGAATATAAACTTGGTAACACCTTATCTGCTCAGTCTTTATTTCAGAAAGCTAGACAGCTTAAAAAAGATTTTGTGGTTGCAAACTTAAACTTAGGGATTTGCTTCTTAGAGGCGAAGAACTTCGAAGAAGCACTAAAAATTGCAACTATTATCCTGAAACAAGAAGCGGATAATACCCTTGCTTTGTCAATTAAAACAGATGCTGAAGCGGCACTTTCTCAAAAAAAGAAACCTGTAAAGAAATAA
- the rsmG gene encoding 16S rRNA (guanine(527)-N(7))-methyltransferase RsmG has translation MTKEDLLLIEEWLPKKNLMVTKEQLQSYWSYGEMILEWNQKVNLISRKDEEAVLSKHIFHSLVIAFFHSFKPKEKVLDLGTGGGLPGIPLAIQFPDTYFLLIDSTGKKITACADMISRLKLKNAVAKKSRAEELRGTQFDTIVSRQVAEMKNLTRWVRPLIKPGGELLCLKGGNLEEEIGTALIESADTLSFPETIRTEPIDFLGEKFAEKFVVIAH, from the coding sequence GTGACAAAAGAAGATTTACTTCTCATAGAAGAATGGCTCCCCAAAAAAAATTTAATGGTTACAAAGGAGCAGTTGCAAAGCTATTGGAGCTATGGAGAAATGATTTTGGAGTGGAATCAGAAAGTAAATCTTATCAGCCGAAAAGATGAAGAGGCCGTGCTTTCAAAGCATATTTTTCATTCACTTGTTATCGCCTTTTTTCATTCGTTCAAACCAAAAGAAAAAGTGTTGGATTTGGGAACAGGGGGCGGTTTACCCGGAATACCACTTGCCATTCAATTTCCAGATACTTATTTCCTCCTTATTGACTCCACAGGAAAAAAGATTACAGCTTGTGCTGATATGATTTCGCGATTGAAACTAAAAAATGCGGTTGCTAAAAAATCGCGTGCGGAGGAACTTCGAGGAACTCAATTCGATACAATTGTTAGTCGGCAAGTGGCAGAGATGAAAAATCTTACAAGATGGGTCAGACCTTTAATCAAGCCCGGTGGCGAGTTGCTTTGCTTGAAAGGGGGTAATCTTGAAGAGGAAATTGGAACAGCATTGATTGAAAGTGCAGACACGCTCTCGTTCCCGGAAACCATTAGAACAGAACCGATTGACTTCTTAGGGGAAAAGTTTGCAGAAAAATTTGTCGTTATTGCCCATTAA
- a CDS encoding pseudouridine synthase → MVIAFNKPYGVLSQFTSDGSGNRPLSEFSLPKEVYPIGRLDSDSEGLLLLSDEIGLTDQLLNPKNQHPRRYISEVERVPEQFKLHQLETGIIIESRKTLPCKVTLIDKPEWLWERIPPVRFRKSVPTAWLQLELIEGKNRQVRKMTAHIGHPTLRLIRVKIGNFTIGDLALGTWRKLTSKEIDQLFSKRMR, encoded by the coding sequence ATGGTCATCGCTTTTAATAAGCCTTACGGCGTTTTATCTCAATTCACTTCAGATGGAAGTGGAAATCGGCCTTTGTCTGAATTTTCACTTCCCAAAGAAGTTTATCCTATTGGGCGTTTGGATTCGGACTCCGAAGGACTTCTACTTCTTTCAGATGAAATTGGATTAACTGATCAACTTTTAAATCCAAAGAATCAACATCCCCGAAGATACATCTCAGAAGTCGAACGAGTTCCAGAGCAATTTAAACTTCACCAATTGGAAACGGGGATAATAATTGAATCTAGAAAAACCTTGCCCTGCAAAGTAACTCTTATTGATAAACCTGAATGGCTTTGGGAAAGGATACCTCCCGTTCGCTTTCGAAAATCCGTTCCTACGGCTTGGTTACAGTTGGAATTGATTGAAGGTAAAAATCGTCAAGTTCGTAAAATGACCGCTCACATTGGTCATCCAACCCTTCGGCTTATTCGAGTAAAGATTGGCAATTTTACGATTGGGGATTTGGCTTTGGGAACTTGGCGAAAATTAACTTCAAAAGAAATTGATCAACTTTTTTCCAAAAGAATGCGCTGA
- the kdsB gene encoding 3-deoxy-manno-octulosonate cytidylyltransferase, producing the protein MITRRAIIIIPARLHSTRLPQKMLFDLLGVPLVVRTYRQAIQSKLAEDVIIACDDKSILKTVEKFNCKAILTPKSLKSGSDRLAFATRKLNLKQEVIVNVQGDEPLIDPRSIDFAIHPMLTMDMMPDCTTLYTPFFSYSKEYKDSNTVKCVIRRDGYALYFSRSPLPFFRTGIGELTQKETAFRHIGLYAYKRETLLEFTRLKPSRLEMAESLEQLRLLENGFKIFCVKTPYPSQAVDTLNDAQKVLKILKAKKEKR; encoded by the coding sequence ATGATAACCCGACGCGCGATAATTATTATTCCGGCAAGACTTCATTCAACCCGCTTGCCCCAAAAAATGCTCTTTGATCTCTTAGGTGTACCTTTGGTGGTTCGCACTTACCGACAAGCAATCCAATCTAAATTGGCGGAGGATGTCATTATTGCATGCGATGATAAAAGCATACTTAAAACTGTAGAGAAATTCAACTGCAAAGCCATTCTGACCCCAAAATCTTTAAAGAGCGGTTCGGACCGACTTGCATTTGCAACTCGTAAACTGAATCTCAAGCAGGAAGTTATTGTTAATGTTCAAGGTGATGAACCTTTGATCGATCCTCGTTCTATCGATTTTGCCATTCACCCAATGCTGACAATGGACATGATGCCTGATTGCACAACGCTCTACACGCCATTCTTTTCATACTCAAAAGAATATAAAGATTCGAACACTGTCAAGTGCGTGATTCGAAGGGACGGATATGCGCTCTATTTTTCACGCTCTCCACTACCGTTTTTCAGAACCGGAATTGGTGAATTAACTCAAAAAGAAACTGCATTTCGACACATAGGCCTGTATGCCTACAAGCGCGAGACTTTACTTGAATTTACAAGACTTAAACCTTCGCGACTTGAAATGGCTGAAAGTTTAGAGCAACTTCGTTTATTGGAAAATGGATTTAAGATTTTTTGTGTCAAAACACCTTACCCATCCCAAGCTGTGGATACACTAAACGATGCCCAAAAGGTTTTAAAGATTCTAAAAGCAAAAAAGGAAAAGCGATAA
- a CDS encoding S41 family peptidase, which translates to MKGFGFVLLIIAVLIFGLIVGTRLPDFIGSGLSAKNTQKFNEAFRLVSEHYVDNVDNNAISEGAIEGMLQRLDPHSVYLSPEEARRSREEFQGSFEGIGIQFEMIKDTLVVIAASSEGPSEKVGIQSGDRIISINDTNAVGLKNDEIIRRLRGPKGSIVKVTIKRSGYDEALIYNIKRDKIATYSVDTYFMLDSQTGYIKISQFIETTHSEFLQASTALKERGMTQLILDLRNNPGGILQQAIKISDEFLGASQKIVSQRGRSIPAQTDYSEAGQAFESIPLIVLVNRGSASASEIVAGAIQDHDRGLIVGETTFGKGLVQRPYELTDGAILRVTIAKYYTPSGRLIQRPFYEGESRRDYYEEADRYAKIDEQAIAIARNQNLELIESAPLIVPDSAHKAYRTDAGRLVLEGGGITPDYFVWSDSITRFYQAVRSKRLFSEFALSYLEKYPELRKKFMAKLPSKIEEFSNEFVIESQDIQSFLSLTTDNGIAFDSTEFVKDERYLLGAIKSEIAGQIWGSKARAELLIRNDNVLRSAMTLFPKATAFAQNSRTK; encoded by the coding sequence ATGAAGGGATTTGGATTTGTATTACTCATCATTGCTGTATTGATTTTTGGATTAATTGTTGGAACACGGCTGCCTGATTTTATTGGTTCTGGCTTAAGTGCTAAAAACACACAAAAGTTTAATGAAGCCTTTCGATTGGTTTCGGAGCATTATGTTGATAATGTGGATAACAATGCCATTTCTGAGGGTGCAATAGAAGGAATGCTTCAAAGGCTTGACCCACACTCAGTGTATCTTTCGCCTGAAGAAGCGCGTCGCTCAAGAGAAGAATTTCAAGGCAGTTTTGAGGGAATTGGAATTCAATTTGAAATGATAAAAGATACGCTTGTCGTTATTGCCGCTTCTTCGGAAGGGCCAAGCGAAAAAGTAGGAATTCAATCCGGAGATCGAATCATCTCAATCAATGACACGAATGCTGTTGGTCTAAAAAATGATGAAATCATTCGACGGCTTCGTGGTCCAAAAGGATCTATTGTGAAAGTGACAATCAAGCGTTCAGGTTATGATGAAGCATTGATATATAACATCAAAAGAGATAAGATTGCGACCTACAGTGTCGATACCTACTTTATGCTCGATTCCCAAACAGGGTACATAAAAATTTCACAATTTATCGAAACAACGCATAGCGAATTTTTACAAGCTTCAACAGCGCTTAAAGAGCGAGGTATGACGCAATTGATTCTTGATCTTCGCAATAATCCCGGTGGCATTTTGCAACAAGCAATAAAAATATCAGATGAATTTTTAGGTGCTTCACAAAAAATTGTATCACAAAGAGGGCGAAGTATTCCAGCGCAAACGGATTACTCCGAGGCAGGGCAAGCATTTGAATCGATTCCATTGATTGTACTTGTTAATCGTGGAAGTGCTTCAGCTTCTGAAATTGTGGCCGGAGCAATTCAAGATCACGACCGCGGGTTGATTGTCGGTGAAACGACTTTTGGCAAGGGGCTCGTTCAAAGACCCTATGAATTGACCGATGGTGCGATTTTGCGCGTAACCATCGCAAAGTATTATACGCCATCAGGAAGGCTAATACAGCGACCGTTTTATGAAGGTGAGAGCCGCCGTGATTATTACGAAGAAGCAGATCGCTATGCTAAAATTGATGAACAAGCGATTGCGATTGCAAGAAATCAAAATTTGGAATTGATTGAATCGGCACCTCTAATTGTCCCTGATTCTGCCCATAAAGCCTATCGTACCGACGCAGGGCGGCTCGTTCTTGAAGGTGGTGGCATTACCCCGGATTACTTCGTTTGGTCGGATTCCATTACAAGGTTTTATCAGGCAGTTCGGTCGAAACGCTTGTTCAGTGAATTTGCGCTTTCTTATTTGGAGAAGTATCCGGAATTGCGAAAAAAATTTATGGCCAAATTGCCATCAAAAATAGAAGAGTTCTCTAACGAATTTGTTATTGAAAGTCAAGATATTCAATCATTTCTTTCACTGACAACCGACAATGGAATTGCTTTTGATTCTACTGAATTTGTGAAAGATGAGCGTTATTTGTTGGGGGCAATAAAATCTGAAATAGCCGGTCAAATTTGGGGTTCAAAGGCAAGAGCCGAACTCCTCATCCGAAACGACAATGTGTTAAGGTCTGCGATGACCCTATTTCCAAAAGCAACCGCGTTTGCCCAAAACTCAAGAACTAAATGA
- a CDS encoding phosphatidate cytidylyltransferase, with amino-acid sequence MTGISPLWNNVLFCTITFIYVFSLVALMDFLVKRYGLPQDISRKITHIGAGTLIIFIPFFDDGHWTKYLNVGIYVLWIVLLTLKGLTAGPDDEAVRTMTRTGNPHELLKGPLFFVIVGTICGTFFYKSFEGVVAMAVLGWGDGVAPLIGSRYGKMKYAILSPKSIEGSLSVFLFGFGAALFFVWWIIPTDFNLIRICFITLIATIAEAVSPKEVDNFLIPGAVILASQFI; translated from the coding sequence ATGACAGGGATATCGCCATTATGGAATAACGTGCTGTTTTGCACCATAACATTCATTTATGTGTTTAGCCTTGTGGCATTGATGGATTTTTTGGTAAAGCGTTATGGTTTGCCTCAAGATATCAGTCGAAAAATCACACATATTGGCGCGGGAACATTGATCATCTTTATCCCTTTTTTTGATGATGGTCATTGGACTAAATATCTCAATGTCGGCATCTATGTGCTATGGATTGTACTTTTAACCTTAAAAGGATTGACGGCCGGCCCCGACGATGAAGCCGTTCGAACGATGACCCGCACCGGAAACCCACATGAACTCTTGAAAGGCCCTCTTTTCTTTGTTATTGTAGGAACAATTTGCGGAACTTTTTTTTATAAGTCTTTTGAAGGCGTTGTGGCAATGGCTGTTCTTGGCTGGGGAGACGGAGTAGCGCCGCTTATCGGGTCTCGCTATGGAAAAATGAAATACGCAATATTAAGCCCAAAAAGTATTGAAGGAAGTTTGTCAGTTTTTCTTTTTGGTTTTGGGGCAGCGTTATTTTTTGTGTGGTGGATTATCCCAACTGATTTCAATCTAATACGAATTTGTTTCATCACACTAATCGCCACAATTGCAGAAGCTGTTAGCCCCAAGGAAGTGGATAATTTTTTAATCCCGGGGGCAGTGATTCTCGCGTCTCAATTCATTTAG
- the bchG gene encoding (bacterio)chlorophyll synthase, with product MNQINRSSGGFTEKLKAHIELLDPITWVGVLQGIICGAIASGQMALTTEHLGYLALLALLFGPLGTGFSQSVNDYFDRDLDQINEPSRPIPSGRLTPKEAFWNWCIVAAISVALGIYLSILIGGRRGITLFFIFSLGLLMGFIYSAPPFKLKRNVLTSAPAVGLSYSFITWVSGNLIYTELRTEVLAMALINTFVAIGLIFLNDFKSIEGDKSQGLKSLPIMIGVKNTYLVSFLIIDIPLIWFVTLMHQWGFTFMFWFSLVSFILIFIMQVLLYRDPQNGAQAINAAVHQTGLRNVIGKSDRKEHNTFLRYLVVNNGLYVLNVIGASIFIAQR from the coding sequence ATGAACCAAATCAACCGAAGTTCCGGTGGATTTACCGAAAAACTAAAAGCCCATATTGAACTTTTAGATCCAATCACTTGGGTTGGTGTATTACAAGGTATTATTTGCGGTGCGATCGCTTCAGGTCAAATGGCACTTACAACGGAACACTTAGGATATTTAGCCCTTTTGGCTTTGCTTTTCGGCCCATTAGGCACAGGCTTTAGCCAATCTGTCAATGATTATTTTGACCGCGATCTTGATCAAATCAACGAACCCTCTCGTCCTATTCCTTCCGGCAGGTTAACTCCCAAAGAAGCATTTTGGAATTGGTGCATTGTAGCAGCGATTTCGGTAGCGCTAGGAATTTATTTATCGATATTAATTGGCGGTAGGCGCGGTATCACACTATTTTTTATCTTCTCATTGGGCTTATTAATGGGATTCATTTATTCTGCCCCCCCCTTCAAATTAAAGCGTAATGTTCTGACTTCCGCTCCGGCTGTAGGCTTGAGTTATAGCTTTATCACTTGGGTTTCGGGCAATCTGATTTACACGGAATTAAGAACTGAGGTTTTGGCAATGGCTTTAATCAATACCTTTGTCGCAATTGGATTGATATTCTTGAATGATTTCAAATCAATTGAAGGAGATAAATCGCAAGGATTGAAATCGCTTCCAATAATGATCGGTGTTAAAAACACTTACCTCGTTTCTTTTTTAATAATCGATATCCCTTTGATTTGGTTCGTCACCTTAATGCATCAATGGGGATTTACCTTTATGTTTTGGTTTTCTCTAGTTTCTTTCATCCTAATATTTATCATGCAAGTCCTTCTTTACCGAGACCCTCAAAACGGCGCTCAAGCCATTAATGCGGCCGTTCATCAAACCGGATTAAGAAATGTCATTGGTAAAAGTGACCGTAAAGAACACAATACTTTTCTTCGATATTTGGTTGTAAATAATGGGCTTTATGTGCTCAATGTGATAGGTGCTTCAATTTTTATTGCTCAACGTTAA